A region from the Vicia villosa cultivar HV-30 ecotype Madison, WI linkage group LG3, Vvil1.0, whole genome shotgun sequence genome encodes:
- the LOC131655403 gene encoding heavy metal-associated isoprenylated plant protein 7-like, which produces MGEEEKKTEETKTEEEETKAEEKPEETKDEAAAPPPPPEEIVLKVFMHCEGCARKVRRCLKNFPGVEGVTTNCKTHEVVVKGEKADPVKVMERIQMKSRRKVELVSPIPNPPVEEKVVEEEVKPAPPEEEKKEEPQIVTVLKVHMHCEACAEEIKKRILKMKGVESVETDLEKSEVTVKGVYDPAMLVQYVHKRFGKQAMIVNEEKVEEEAKAEEEKVEEESKAEEEKKEEKSEQVEEEKKEGESEAKTLEGAIVVQETKLEEEIKKNEHYYNPPMDLYAQPPLGYHAYPPIAYPAYPPYYQAYIPPAPQIFSDENPNACSVM; this is translated from the exons ATGGGAGAG GAAGAAAAGAAAACAGAGGAAACCAAAACAGAGGAAGAAGAAACCAAGGCGGAGGAAAAACCGGAGGAAACTAAAGATGAAGCTGCTGCTCCTCCTCCGCCGCCGGAGGAGATTGTGCTTAAAGTGTTTATGCATTGTGAAGGCTGTGCTCGGAAAGTTCGTCGGTGTTTGAAGAATTTCCCAGGAGTTGAAGGTGTGACAACTAACTGCAAAACTCACGAGGTTGTTGTGAAAGGTGAGAAAGCGGATCCAGTGAAGGTTATGGAGAGAATTCAGATGAAGAGTCGAAGGAAGGTTGAGCTTGTATCTCCAATCCCGAATCCTCCTGTGGAAGAAAAAGTTGTTGAGGAAGAAGTGAAACCAGCACCACCTGAAGAGGAGAAGAAAGAAGAG CCTCAGATTGTAACTGTTCTTAAAGTTCACATGCATTGTGAAGCTTGTGCTGAAGAAATCAAAAAACGCATACTCAAAATGAAGG GAGTGGAATCGGTTGAAACTGATTTGGAGAAATCGGAGGTAACCGTGAAGGGAGTGTATGATCCAGCAATGTTGGTTCAATACGTGCACAAGCGATTTGGGAAGCAAGCTATGATTGTGAATGAAGAGAAAGTGGAGGAAGAAGCGAAAGCCGAGGAAGAAAAAGTGGAGGAAGAATCGAAAGCCGAGGAAGAGAAAAAAGAGGAGAAGAGTGAACAAGTGGAGGAGGAGAAGAAAGAAGGAGAGAGTGAGGCCAAAACACTAGAAGGAGCAATTGTTGTACAAGAGACAAAACTGGAAGAGGAGATTAAGAAAAATGAACACTACTATAATCCACCGATGGATTTGTATGCACAACCACCATTAGGTTATCATGCATATCCACCAATAGCTTATCCTGCATATCCACCATACTATCAAGCATACATTCCACCAGCACCTCAGATCTTCAGCGATGAGAATCCAAATGCTTGCAGTGTTATGTAA